A genomic segment from Triticum dicoccoides isolate Atlit2015 ecotype Zavitan chromosome 1A, WEW_v2.0, whole genome shotgun sequence encodes:
- the LOC119321167 gene encoding dof zinc finger protein 5-like codes for MVSHSHLEMGGAAGIKLFGKVITRQPTRTGADGGGGGVVVSKTQQAAPMSSSSSSSGRGSAEQLEEAARARAAAAEARLPCPRCRSEDTKFCYFNNYNVNQPRHFCRACHRYWTAGGAIRNVPVGSGRRKNRPVLHGASTVMSVADHHLAGPASPGMPNGLGFHPDHGWSQAVPPTAYLGHGEMEQCWWLVHQYPAQGQVNGDVQLSPSSLRINQYA; via the coding sequence ATGGTGTCTCACTCTCACCTCGAGATGGGCGGCGCGGCGGGGATCAAGCTCTTCGGCAAGGTCATCACGCGGCAGCCGACACGCACGGGCgcagacggcggcggtggcggcgtggtGGTGTCCAAGACGCAGCAGGCGGCGCCCATGTCGTCGTCCTCGTCGTCTTCGGGGCGCGGGAGCGCCGAGCAGCTGGAGGAGGCCGCGAgggcgcgcgcggcggcggcggaggcgcggctGCCGTGCCCGCGGTGCCGGAGCGAGGACACCAAGTTCTGCTACTTCAACAACTACAACGTCAACCAGCCGCGGCACTTCTGCCGGGCCTGCCACCGCTACTGGACGGCCGGCGGCGCCATCCGCAACGTGCCCGTCGGCTCCGGCCGCCGCAAGAACCGCCCGGTGCTGCACGGTGCCTCCACGGTCATGAGTGTTGCCGACCACCACTTGGCGGGGCCGGCGTCTCCGGGGATGCCGAATGGGCTTGGCTTCCACCCAGATCATGGATGGTCTCAGGCCGTCCCGCCGACGGCTTACCTCGGCCACGGAGAGATGGAGCAGTGCTGGTGGCTCGTTCATCAGTACCCAGCCCAAGGCcaggtcaacggggacgtccaacTAAGCCCTTCGTCTCTGCGGATCAACCAATACGCATGA